A window of Clostridiales bacterium genomic DNA:
GAATAATATTCTTCGAATAAAATATGCTCATATTAATAAGCTCAAGTTTTGCAACTGAAATTAAATTTTTACTTCGATTCGCAATATGAAATCGAAATAAATGACATAATCCAAATTACGAATTGAAGAAATTTTTACTATTTGCTTGTATGAATGTTAACTAACTAGTATTATATTGTTATGAATAAGCAATGGCTATGTCCACCATAATAATTGATAACAGATTGGTTATAAAATTAACTGCTGTAAAATGGGTGTACAAATGGTCTGGATGCATCCGCACTGATCTAAAGAAATATTACATGAAAGATATTGCGGGGTGTTAGTTTGAAAAAAGTGCGTTTAATTTATAATCCCGGATCCGGCGACAGAAGCTTCAAAAACAGGATCGATGAAGTTATAGACGATTTTCAAAGGGAAGAATATCAGGTCGTTCCATATAAAACCCTTGGTGTAGATGATATAGAATACGGAGTAAAACTCACCAAGTATGATAATTATACTTCCATTGCTGTGGCCGGTGGGGATGGCACTATAAACAGAGTCGTAAATGCCATGATAAAAAATGACATTAATCTTCCCATAGGAATATTTCCATGGGGGACGGCAAATGATCTTGCAGCTTATTTTGGGATTCCTCGTGATATTAAAAAATGCTGCAAATATATGATAAAAGGGAAAAGGAGGACAATAGACCTTGGCAAAATAAATGATAAATATTTTATCAATGTTGCCGCCGGAGGGCTCCTTACAGATGTATCCCAAAAAATAGATACCAACTTAAAAAATACTCTCGGCAAACTGGCATATTATCTGAAAGGCATAGAACAAATACCTAATTTCAAGCCCATACCCCTGCAGTTTACGACAAGGAATAAAACGCTAAATGCTGATGTATACCTTTTCATTGCATTTAACGGATGCTCCGCAGGAGGTTTTAATCTGCTCGGGAAAAATGCGGTTATCGATGATGGAAAATTTGACCTTATTGCAATAAAAGCGTGTAATATAATCGATCTTTTGCCTCTGTTTATAAAAATCCTGAGAGGCGAACATCTTCAGGATGATAATATCATCTATATCCGTGCTGATAAAATGAAGATAAACAGCAAATATAAAATAGAAACCGATATCGATGGAGAGGCAGGGCCGTTATTTCCAATAAGTTTGGAAATAGTTCCGAATATCATAGATGTCTTTGTTCCATAAGAATGTTTATTTTTTACGGCGGTCTTTCTTTCTGGTCTTTTCAGGCTTGATAAGGCACCTCCTGCCAAAGCCTATGAGGTCTTCTCGCCCTGCTTTCACAAGGGCGTCATGGACCAGTTTATAGTTTTTGGGGTCTCTGAATTGGAGAAGCGCCCTCTGCTCCGATTTCTCTTCGTAAGATCGTGGCACATAGACTTTCTCCATGGTCCTCGGGTCCACTCCTGTATAGTACATGCAAGTGGAGAGGCTTCCGGGAGTCGGGTAAAAATCCTGAACCTGTTCGGGATCATAACCCATATCGCGTATATATTCGGCAAGTTCTATGGCTGCGCCAAGGTCACATCCCGGGTGGCTTGACATCAAATATGGAACAAGGTACTGTTTTTTGCCAAGCTTTTTGTTTATTTCATTATATTTTTCAACAAACTTTTCATATACATTCCTGCCAGGTTTGCCCATTTTTTTAAGCACTTTGTCCGATATATGTTCAGGAGCAACTTTTAATTGGCCGCTTATGTGGTATTTGCAAAGCTCATAGAAAAATTCGCTGCTTTTATCATACAACAGATAATCATATCTTATGCCTGAACGTATAAAAACTTTTTTTATGCCGGGTATTTCCCTCAGCTTTTTTAATAATTTTACATAGTCGCTGTGATCTATATTGATATTTTTGCATGGAGTCGGGAAAAGACACTGCCTTTCCCTGCATACGCCGTATTTTTTTTGCCTGTTGCATGAAGGGTGTCTGAAGTTTGCCGTAGGGCCTCCAACATCGCTTATATATCCCTTAAAATCCTTATCGGCGATAAATGATTTCGCTTCTTTGATTATACTTTCATGGCTTCTCGGCTGTATTGTCCTTCCCTGGTGAAAGTTCAAGGCACAAAACGAACATCCTCCAAAGCATCCTCTGTGGCTTGTTATGCTGAATTTAACCTCTTTTATTGCAGGTACGCCGCCCTCTTTATCATATACGGGATGCGCACACCGCATATAAGGGAGACCGTAAACTTTATCGAGTTCGGGTGTGGATAGCGGAAATGACGGAGGATTTTGCACCAGGTATCTGTCTTCATGTTTCTGCACGATTGTTTTTCCGGTTATGGCATCCTGTTCTTCATACTGCGCCTTATAAGCTTTTGCATATAAAAGCTTATCTTTTGATACTTCCTCAAAAGAGGGAACTATAATATAATCTTTCAAAGCATCTATATTATTTGTTATATAGCACGTTCCTCGAATATCCTTAATATCGCTTATTTTATCGCCATATCTTAACAGGTCAGCGACCTGTATGATAGCTTTCTCGCCCATTCCGTATATTATAAGATCGGCTTTTGAGTCGAAAAGTATTGAACGCCTCACCTTGTTGTCCCAGTAATCATAATGTGCAAAACGCCTGAGGCTTGCCTCTATGCCGCCGAGGATTATGGGCACATCCTTGAATGCTTCCCTTGCCAGGTTTGCATATACGATATCCGCCCTGTCGGGCCTTCTGCCTGTTTTGCCTCCCGGAGAATAAACATCTTTCCTCCTACGCCTTTTTGATACGCTGTAATTATTGACCATGGAGTCTATGTTTCCTGATGAAATAAGCACGCCCAGCCTGGGTCTTCCCATGACTTTAATATTATCTACATTGTGCCAGTCAGGCTGTGGAATGATTCCCACTCTGAATCCCTTACTCTCAAGAAGCCTTGTTATAATTGCATGTCCGAATGAAGGATGATCTACATATGCGTCTCCGCTTATAAATAAAAAATCTATATAGTCCCACTTTCTCTTTTCCATATCCTCTCTGTTTACAGGTAAAAAATTTTTTTCCATGAAAATTACCTTCTGCCAAACTGCAAGGCCCTTTCTAACGATTTGAAATAAATACATTAATAATATAACACAATAATTCACTTTTATAAAACTATATGCAATAATCGGGTACGTTTTTATATCTGGCGAATAATCTTTATACACCCGTAATAATCAGTTCTGATTCGTAATATTAAATCAGGT
This region includes:
- a CDS encoding YegS/Rv2252/BmrU family lipid kinase, which encodes MRLIYNPGSGDRSFKNRIDEVIDDFQREEYQVVPYKTLGVDDIEYGVKLTKYDNYTSIAVAGGDGTINRVVNAMIKNDINLPIGIFPWGTANDLAAYFGIPRDIKKCCKYMIKGKRRTIDLGKINDKYFINVAAGGLLTDVSQKIDTNLKNTLGKLAYYLKGIEQIPNFKPIPLQFTTRNKTLNADVYLFIAFNGCSAGGFNLLGKNAVIDDGKFDLIAIKACNIIDLLPLFIKILRGEHLQDDNIIYIRADKMKINSKYKIETDIDGEAGPLFPISLEIVPNIIDVFVP
- a CDS encoding YgiQ family radical SAM protein encodes the protein MEKNFLPVNREDMEKRKWDYIDFLFISGDAYVDHPSFGHAIITRLLESKGFRVGIIPQPDWHNVDNIKVMGRPRLGVLISSGNIDSMVNNYSVSKRRRRKDVYSPGGKTGRRPDRADIVYANLAREAFKDVPIILGGIEASLRRFAHYDYWDNKVRRSILFDSKADLIIYGMGEKAIIQVADLLRYGDKISDIKDIRGTCYITNNIDALKDYIIVPSFEEVSKDKLLYAKAYKAQYEEQDAITGKTIVQKHEDRYLVQNPPSFPLSTPELDKVYGLPYMRCAHPVYDKEGGVPAIKEVKFSITSHRGCFGGCSFCALNFHQGRTIQPRSHESIIKEAKSFIADKDFKGYISDVGGPTANFRHPSCNRQKKYGVCRERQCLFPTPCKNINIDHSDYVKLLKKLREIPGIKKVFIRSGIRYDYLLYDKSSEFFYELCKYHISGQLKVAPEHISDKVLKKMGKPGRNVYEKFVEKYNEINKKLGKKQYLVPYLMSSHPGCDLGAAIELAEYIRDMGYDPEQVQDFYPTPGSLSTCMYYTGVDPRTMEKVYVPRSYEEKSEQRALLQFRDPKNYKLVHDALVKAGREDLIGFGRRCLIKPEKTRKKDRRKK